The proteins below are encoded in one region of Sphaerodactylus townsendi isolate TG3544 linkage group LG06, MPM_Stown_v2.3, whole genome shotgun sequence:
- the LOC125434936 gene encoding protein SCO2 homolog, mitochondrial, which translates to MLRSFASLPLWQVPPRRVLRICLWGGPWPISEQARSYLAPHSCCSSGWQAKGISHANVSARACRTAQDIRPGGRRALGRIRPGWGRASLRPFSQGPLQSPASGPHIQLRSRLLITFLFGGGILAAWLYVRREKVQKEKLRRIEELKKVAVGQGDFRLVDHTGRPRCKADFRGSWVLLYFGFTHCPDICPEELEKVSQVVELLDREAGLPRVQPVFITVDPERDDVEAVAKYVREFHPRLLGLTGTPEQVREAGRAYRVYYSAGPKDEDDDYIVDHTVIVYLLAPDGLFVDYYNRSKTEAQIAQSVKGHMDTYRSLLS; encoded by the coding sequence ATGCTCCGATCCTTTGCCAGCCTGCCGCTTTGGCAGGTCCCGCCCCGTAGGGTGCTCCGCATCTGCCTCTGGGGGGGACCCTGGCCTATCTCTGAACAAGCCAGGAGCTATCTGGCTCCCCACTCATGTTGCAGCTCAGGGTGGCAGGCCAAGGGAATCAGCCATGCCAATGTTTCTGCCCGTGCTTGCCGAACAGCCCAGGATATCCGACCTGGAGGAAGAAGGGCCTTGGGCCGTATCAGGCCGGGGTGGGGCAGAGCTAGTTTGAGGCCTTTCTCCCAAGGGCCCCTGCAGAGCCCTGCCTCCGGCCCACATATCCAGCTGCGGAGTCGGTTGCTGATCACCTTCCTCTTTGGGGGCGGGATCCTGGCAGCGTGGCTGTACGTGCGGAGGGAGAAGGTGCAGAAGGAGAAACTGAGGCGCATCGAGGAGCTGAAGAAGGTGGCCGTCGGGCAAGGGGATTTCCGGCTGGTGGACCACACGGGGCGGCCCCGCTGCAAGGCCGACTTCCGGGGCAGCTGGGTCCTCCTCTACTTCGGCTTCACGCACTGCCCCGATATCTGCCCGGAGGAGCTGGAGAAGGTGAGTCAGGTGGTGGAGCTGCTGGACCGAGAGGCGGGGCTCCCCCGGGTTCAGCCCGTCTTCATCACCGTGGACCCCGAGCGGGACGACGTGGAGGCCGTGGCCAAGTACGTGCGGGAGTTCCACCCGCGCCTCCTGGGGCTGACGGGCACCCCCGAGCAGGTGCGTGAGGCCGGACGGGCCTACCGGGTCTACTACAGCGCCGGGCCCAAGGACGAAGACGACGACTACATTGTGGACCACACGGTGATCGTGTACCTGCTGGCCCCGGATGGGCTCTTTGTGGATTATTACAACCGCAGCAAGACCGAAGCCCAGATTGCGCAAAGCGTCAAGGGCCACATGGACACCTACAGGAGCCTCCTGAGCTGA
- the ARSA gene encoding arylsulfatase A, which translates to MPGVGLRAWLLGGLALLAAAPPPPNVVLIFADDLGFGDLASYGHPTSVTPALDKMAAGGLRFTSFYSSSPVCSPSRAGLLTGRYQTRSGIYPGVFYPGSRGGLPLSEVTVAEVLKTRGYATAMVGKWHLGIGPNGTFLPTHQGFDHYLGVPYSHDQGPCQNLTCFPPNTPCFGTCDQDVVLAPLFWNLSVVEQPVSFPDLGARYVTFAEDFIASCGRRNQPFFLYYASHHSHYPQFASQEYTGQTPRGPFGDALLELDSSVGHLLQALQDSGVYDSTLVFFTSDNGPETMRMSRGGSSGLLKCGKGTTYEGGVREPALAYWPGRVAPGVTHELASTLDLLPTLAALAGAPLPNVTLDGFDLSPILFGSGTSPRKTMFYYPPAPNSQLGVFAVRYGKYKAHFYTQGAFHSGTTPDHDCYGLTPLVFHDPPLLYDLESDPAENYNLLDEAQLRPEVLAVVKEMRLRKATFDQQMKFGESEMGRGKDPSLEPCCSPQCTSRPSCCRCPSGSHPT; encoded by the exons ATGCCTGGCGTGGGGCTCCGTGCCTGGCTGCTGGGGGGCCTGGCCCTGCTGGCTgcggcccccccgccccccaacgtGGTGCTCATCTTTGCTGACGACTTGGGCTTCGGGGACCTGGCCAGCTACGGGCACCCCACCTCCGTCACCCCCGCCTTGGACAAGATGGCAGCGGGGGGCCTGCGCTTCACCAGCTTCTACAGCAGCAGCCCCGTCTGCAGCCCCTCCCG GGCAGGCCTGCTGACGGGGCGCTACCAGACGCGCTCTGGCATCTACCCCGGCGTCTTTTACCCTGGCTCACGAGGAGGCCTCCCGTTGTCCGAGGTGACCGTGGCGGAAGTGCTGAAGACCCGGGGCTATGCCACCGCCATGGTGGGCAAGTGGCATTTGGGCATTGGGCCCAACGGAACCTTCCTGCCCACCCACCAGGGATTTGACCACTACCTGGGGGTGCCTTACTCACATGACCAG GGGCCCTGCCAGAACCTGACCTGCTTCCCCCCCAACACGCCGTGCTTTGGTACCTGCGACCAAGATGTGGTGCTCGCCCCCCTGTTTTGGAACCTCAGCGTCGTGGAGCAGCCCgtctccttccctgacctgggagCACGCTACGTCACTTTTGCTGAAGACTTCATCGCTTCCTGTGGCCGCCGCAACCAGCCCTTCTTCCTCTACTATGCCTCCCAC CACTCCCACTACCCCCAGTTTGCGAGCCAGGAATACACGGGGCAGACCCCCCGGGGGCCCTTTGGAGATGCCCTCTTGGAGCTGGACAGCTCCGTGGGGCATCTCTTGCAAGCGCTGCAGGACAGCGGGGTATACGACAGCACCCTGGTCTTCTTCACGTCTGACAACGG CCCAGAGACCATGCGCATGTCCCGCGGGGGCAGTTCGGGCCTCCTCAAGTGTGGCAAAGGAACGACCTACGAGGGTGGCGTGAGGGAACCTGCCCTGGCCTACTGGCCAGGTCGTGTTGCTCCAG GGGTGACCCATGAGCTGGCCAGCACCTTGGACCTCCTGCCCACCCTGGCAGCCCTGGCGGGGGCTCCCCTCCCCAACGTCACCTTGGATGGCTTCGACCTCAGCCCCATCCTCTTTGGAAGCGGGACG AGCCCCCGCAAGACCATGTTCTATTATCCGCCAGCTCCCAACTCGCAGCTCGGTGTCTTTGCAGTCCGCTATGGCAAATACAAAGCGCACTTCTACACGCAAG GTGCGTTCCATAGTGGCACCACGCCTGACCACGACTGCTACGGGCTGACCCCCTTGGTGTTTCATGACCCTCCGCTGCTCTACGACCTGGAATCGGATCCGGCTGAGAATTACAACCTTCTCGATGAAGCTCAGCTCAGGCCCGAAGTCCTGGCTGTCGTCAAGGAGATGCGGCTGCGGAAAGCCACTTTCGACCAGCAGATGAAGTTTGGGGAGAGCGAGATGGGGCGGGGCAAGGACCCCTCCCTGGAGCCCTGCTGCTCCCCCCAGTGCACCTCCAGACCGTCCTGCTGCCGCTGTCCGTCTGGCTCTCACCCCACCTGA